One genomic segment of Occultella kanbiaonis includes these proteins:
- the mobF gene encoding MobF family relaxase, which translates to MMTIHPLHAGNGYEYLLRQVATGDEVRPHGESMSDYYLAHGNPPGRWVGKGADVLRVSGQVGPEQMRNLFGAGTHPNDEKVRLGRRFMQFRQDRTDAYHAALDTAFEAFAMENDRAPRAGAERDRIRWGVATEMRRQDLDVEEPSEAEVARFLAQRAGVNRDAVTGYDLVFTPAKSVSVLWALADSDTRRVIAEAHNAAWRRTLAWIESEGALTRAGAGGVRQINTHGLTAAAFDHLDSRSGDPNLHTHVAVSTKVRGSDGKWRSLDGRVLFSMAVSASERYNTLIEQELVSRLGVRFEPTTRPGGRVPVREIVGVGEDLCKVFSQRRQAINVSYAELVARYRAAHGHEPSRPVQYKMAQQATLDTRMQKETGIPLSERVQQWHARATRALGSEMAVRDRVEAALAPVAPSTPRSPETVEQIATSVLAAMGYRRATWTRFHVHAEALRRARGSVLVEQGRDAEQLAAEVVDQVLASSVHLTNPDTDEHRPPDLSRADGESIYTVHGAEKYTSMDVLNAEEDLLRAATSPGGFVVSGEVFQSAVAEVQIDNQVRLDAAQIELAHRFACGPNRIEVGIGPAGTGKTTAMRAFAAAVTAAGGRVLGLAPSAVAAGILAEELGTHAETIHKLIDTYMRGSIPAELLLDEDTVIVIDEAAMAGTLELQAVLELATRAGVAVRLLGDPSQLDAVGAGGALRMIANTVGAAELRDVYRFRVPGEDEAGLLVRDGRPAGLDFYIDNARVHTGSRESALEEIYAAWVQDHAAGRNAIMIAANNDDVASLNTRCRLHRSIEGLVETLGVDLADGTIAGVGDVVVTRRNERRLRHGHTDYVKNGDMWIVTARHSDGSLVVRHRVHKTTTRLPARYVREHIQLGYASTIHRAQGMTVDVARVLVDASLTREHLYTAITRGRQSNDLYVVTEELLDASLHHPARPDIAARTALERVLARTTVGEGALAALYDEAERAGSLARLIPAYEDAYAHLLDPKALERTADTVRATLGPDLANPILEDQSWPNLAALLVRHQRTGADLDRLLHRHAEDLHDTRSPATLLHWRIGEPVAAPADHEPGLPSWVTPPPQHPTTVGPTKAAIGTDPPKNDRWQQVVDLNATAFEWWQRQVLDSPWAAQYLQDRGFSPAPEHGVAPASWTGLVDYLHGEGVSDEAMLTAGLASRTRTGRLIDRFRDRVIIPVHDGNGAIIAFTARTNPATTSGHTPKWLNPPATPAYTKAETVLGLDADARARLRAGARPVFVEGAFDLEALRRVDDPMLVPLASCGTALTREHLQQVRAMCQGTMAPIFAFDADPAGQQATARAWSLLTDDEAALARNAILPAGADPASLLQDGHIDNLRYGLLAAQPTTEDLLDRLVQASPHEFAEQRLAVVRAAGAIVARLPDEQAFMQAGEHLARQVSSPYGLWVEHTLARETIWAELQQARANHRAQTPAPAVQVENPAIAAWLGHRAEQVIERLDALVDRVAHHTPSWAADLPEAPEPEDPLRGRWDRAVRAIVAYRDRYEITGRHPLGTASANGMQSHARAQAAQALLALGVDPRNKPDSERTHQLVREEQHGRSEQMLHTLNHLRRGEARPTCGEITRPNQHVHEWMFAEPIDGPGLS; encoded by the coding sequence ATGATGACGATCCACCCGCTCCATGCTGGGAACGGCTACGAGTACCTGCTTCGTCAGGTTGCGACCGGCGATGAGGTGCGCCCGCATGGGGAGTCGATGAGCGACTACTACCTGGCTCACGGGAACCCGCCCGGACGGTGGGTGGGTAAGGGTGCCGACGTGCTGCGGGTGAGTGGTCAGGTCGGGCCGGAACAGATGCGCAACCTGTTTGGCGCCGGGACGCACCCGAACGACGAGAAGGTGCGCCTGGGACGTCGTTTTATGCAGTTCCGTCAGGACCGCACCGATGCGTATCACGCCGCATTGGACACAGCGTTCGAGGCCTTCGCGATGGAGAACGATCGAGCCCCACGGGCTGGCGCGGAACGAGACCGCATCCGTTGGGGGGTCGCCACGGAGATGCGCAGGCAAGACCTCGATGTGGAGGAGCCGAGCGAAGCTGAAGTAGCCCGGTTTCTGGCCCAGCGCGCTGGTGTGAACCGGGACGCGGTAACCGGCTATGACCTGGTGTTCACGCCGGCGAAGTCGGTCTCGGTGCTGTGGGCCCTGGCCGATTCCGACACCCGCCGGGTGATCGCCGAAGCGCACAACGCGGCGTGGCGCCGAACGCTGGCGTGGATCGAGTCCGAGGGCGCCCTCACAAGGGCCGGCGCCGGCGGGGTGCGCCAGATCAACACCCACGGGCTGACCGCGGCCGCATTCGACCATCTCGACTCCCGGTCGGGCGACCCGAACCTGCACACCCACGTTGCCGTGTCCACGAAGGTGCGAGGCTCGGACGGGAAGTGGCGAAGCCTGGATGGGCGGGTGCTGTTCTCAATGGCGGTATCCGCTTCGGAGCGCTACAACACGCTGATCGAGCAGGAGCTCGTGAGCCGCCTCGGGGTGCGGTTCGAGCCGACCACCCGCCCGGGTGGGCGGGTACCGGTCCGCGAGATCGTTGGCGTTGGTGAGGACCTGTGCAAGGTCTTTTCCCAACGGCGGCAAGCCATCAACGTGTCCTACGCGGAGTTGGTCGCGCGGTACCGGGCGGCGCACGGCCACGAGCCGTCCCGGCCAGTGCAATACAAGATGGCCCAGCAGGCCACGCTGGACACCCGGATGCAGAAGGAGACCGGCATCCCACTGTCCGAACGGGTGCAGCAATGGCACGCCCGGGCAACCCGCGCCCTGGGCTCGGAAATGGCCGTCCGGGACCGGGTCGAGGCAGCGCTGGCACCCGTCGCTCCGTCGACGCCTCGCTCACCGGAGACCGTGGAGCAGATCGCAACATCGGTGCTGGCAGCGATGGGTTATCGGCGTGCCACCTGGACCCGCTTTCACGTTCATGCCGAGGCATTGCGGCGAGCCCGTGGAAGCGTCCTCGTCGAACAAGGGCGAGACGCCGAACAACTAGCCGCCGAGGTCGTCGACCAGGTGCTCGCATCCTCGGTGCACCTGACTAATCCCGACACAGACGAACACCGGCCACCCGACCTCTCCAGGGCAGATGGCGAGTCCATCTACACCGTGCACGGCGCCGAGAAATACACCTCAATGGACGTCCTCAACGCCGAAGAGGACCTGCTGCGCGCTGCCACGTCCCCGGGTGGCTTCGTCGTCTCCGGCGAGGTGTTCCAGAGTGCCGTCGCGGAAGTGCAGATCGACAACCAAGTCCGCCTCGATGCCGCCCAGATCGAACTCGCGCACCGATTCGCCTGCGGCCCGAACCGGATCGAAGTTGGGATCGGACCGGCCGGCACCGGCAAGACGACGGCGATGCGCGCATTCGCGGCAGCGGTCACCGCCGCGGGTGGTCGCGTGCTGGGCCTTGCGCCCTCGGCAGTCGCGGCCGGGATCCTCGCCGAAGAACTCGGCACCCACGCCGAGACCATACACAAGCTCATCGACACCTACATGCGCGGCAGTATCCCCGCGGAGTTGCTGCTCGATGAGGACACCGTCATCGTGATCGACGAGGCGGCGATGGCCGGCACGCTAGAGCTTCAGGCGGTGCTCGAGTTGGCTACCCGGGCCGGAGTTGCGGTGCGGCTCCTGGGTGACCCGTCCCAGCTGGATGCCGTCGGCGCGGGCGGTGCGCTGCGGATGATCGCCAACACAGTCGGGGCCGCCGAACTGCGCGACGTGTACCGGTTCCGCGTCCCGGGCGAAGACGAGGCTGGCCTGCTCGTCCGGGACGGACGCCCCGCAGGCCTCGACTTCTACATCGACAACGCCCGCGTGCACACCGGATCCCGGGAGTCCGCACTGGAGGAGATCTACGCAGCCTGGGTCCAAGATCACGCCGCGGGGCGCAACGCGATCATGATCGCGGCGAACAACGACGACGTCGCCTCCCTCAACACCCGCTGCCGCCTGCACCGCAGCATCGAGGGTCTAGTAGAGACGTTAGGAGTCGACCTGGCCGACGGAACCATCGCCGGGGTAGGTGATGTCGTCGTCACCCGACGCAACGAACGCCGACTGCGCCACGGCCACACCGACTACGTCAAGAACGGCGACATGTGGATCGTCACTGCCCGCCACAGTGACGGCTCCCTAGTGGTCCGACACCGCGTCCACAAGACCACCACCCGCCTTCCGGCCCGGTACGTGCGTGAACACATACAGCTGGGGTACGCCTCCACGATCCACCGCGCCCAGGGCATGACCGTCGACGTCGCCCGCGTCCTCGTCGACGCGAGCCTGACCCGCGAACACCTCTACACCGCGATCACCCGCGGACGCCAAAGCAACGACCTCTACGTCGTCACCGAAGAACTGCTCGACGCCTCGCTCCACCACCCGGCCCGCCCGGACATCGCAGCCCGCACCGCACTCGAACGAGTCCTCGCCCGAACCACGGTGGGCGAAGGCGCACTGGCAGCACTGTACGACGAGGCCGAGCGAGCCGGGTCGCTCGCACGCCTGATCCCCGCGTACGAGGACGCCTACGCCCACCTGCTCGACCCCAAAGCACTCGAGCGCACCGCGGACACCGTCCGAGCCACGCTCGGGCCGGACCTGGCCAACCCCATCCTGGAAGACCAATCGTGGCCCAACCTCGCCGCACTGCTGGTCCGCCACCAACGAACCGGCGCCGACCTCGACCGACTCCTGCACAGGCACGCCGAAGACCTGCACGACACCCGCTCACCAGCCACACTGCTGCACTGGCGCATCGGCGAGCCGGTCGCCGCGCCCGCCGACCACGAGCCAGGCCTACCCTCATGGGTCACCCCACCCCCGCAGCACCCCACTACCGTCGGCCCGACCAAGGCAGCGATCGGCACCGACCCGCCCAAGAATGACCGATGGCAGCAGGTCGTCGACCTCAACGCCACCGCGTTCGAATGGTGGCAGCGACAGGTCCTCGATTCGCCGTGGGCCGCCCAGTACCTCCAGGACCGCGGGTTCAGCCCAGCACCGGAACATGGCGTCGCGCCCGCGAGCTGGACCGGGCTGGTCGACTATCTGCACGGCGAGGGAGTCAGCGACGAGGCCATGCTCACCGCCGGACTCGCCTCCCGGACCCGCACCGGTCGCCTCATCGACCGGTTCCGGGACCGTGTGATCATCCCCGTGCACGATGGCAATGGCGCGATCATCGCGTTCACCGCACGCACCAACCCAGCCACCACCTCCGGCCACACACCTAAGTGGCTCAACCCGCCCGCCACACCTGCCTACACCAAGGCCGAGACAGTCCTCGGCCTGGATGCCGACGCCAGGGCGCGACTTCGCGCCGGCGCCCGGCCGGTGTTCGTTGAGGGCGCATTCGACCTCGAAGCCCTCCGCCGCGTCGACGACCCCATGCTCGTGCCATTGGCAAGTTGCGGGACGGCACTCACCCGTGAGCACCTGCAACAGGTCCGCGCGATGTGCCAGGGCACCATGGCACCGATCTTCGCCTTCGACGCCGACCCCGCAGGCCAGCAGGCGACCGCCCGCGCGTGGTCGCTACTCACCGATGACGAGGCCGCCCTGGCCCGCAATGCAATCCTGCCAGCGGGCGCTGACCCCGCCTCCCTGCTACAGGACGGCCACATAGACAACCTGCGGTACGGCCTCCTCGCCGCACAACCCACCACCGAGGACCTCCTCGATCGACTGGTCCAAGCCTCACCGCACGAGTTCGCTGAGCAACGCCTCGCAGTTGTGCGCGCAGCAGGCGCGATAGTCGCCCGACTCCCGGACGAGCAGGCGTTCATGCAGGCCGGCGAACACCTCGCTCGGCAGGTGAGCTCCCCTTACGGGCTGTGGGTCGAACACACACTTGCCCGCGAGACGATCTGGGCCGAACTACAGCAAGCCCGCGCAAACCACCGCGCCCAAACACCCGCACCCGCGGTTCAAGTTGAGAACCCCGCGATCGCAGCGTGGTTAGGACACCGGGCTGAGCAGGTCATTGAACGCCTGGATGCCCTTGTCGATCGAGTCGCGCACCACACACCGTCCTGGGCCGCTGATCTGCCAGAGGCACCGGAGCCCGAGGACCCGCTGCGCGGCCGGTGGGACCGGGCCGTGCGGGCCATCGTGGCCTACCGCGACCGCTACGAAATCACCGGACGCCACCCGCTCGGCACCGCGTCCGCCAACGGGATGCAATCACATGCGCGCGCCCAGGCCGCGCAGGCACTGCTCGCCCTCGGCGTGGACCCACGCAACAAGCCCGACTCCGAGCGCACCCATCAGCTGGTTCGCGAGGAGCAACACGGCCGCAGCGAACAGATGTTGCACACCCTCAACCACCTCCGCCGCGGAGAAGCGCGCCCAACATGCGGCGAGATCACCCGCCCCAATCAGCACGTACACGAATGGATGTTCGCTGAGCCGATAGACGGCCCGGGCCTCAGTTAA